A stretch of the Acyrthosiphon pisum isolate AL4f chromosome A2, pea_aphid_22Mar2018_4r6ur, whole genome shotgun sequence genome encodes the following:
- the LOC100163260 gene encoding nucleolin, which translates to MSDVSKETLKKEIAALLKTADLTKTSAKKIRQELEKKLDTDLDDRKKEIDTLVMEAIKKAKATKKNGKGDSDDENDDDDDDDAENDEEDEEEEEEVKPAKKAAAPKRKKADSSDESAGSDDDDGDKNDGDYSPKKGTPSKKKAPVAKRGRKKKDDSDSDEDWKGAKKGAKKTGAKRGGNSGYTKSVALSPELASLMGSEALPRHEVVKKMWAIIKERNLYDPSNKQYAICDDDLMKVIGVKRFRTFGMMKFLKNHFIS; encoded by the exons ATGTCCGACGTGTCCAAAGAAACGCTGAAGAAAGAGATCGccg ctctcCTAAAAACAGCAGATTTGACAAAAACCTCTGCAAAGAAAATTAGACaggaacttgaaaaaaaattagacacAGATCTTGATGAtcg GAAAAAAGAAATTGACACATTAGTAATGGAAGCTATTAAAAAAGCTAAAGCCACCAAAAAGAATGGCAAAGGTGATAGTGATGATGAGaatgacgacgatgatgatgatgatgcaGAAAATGATGAGGAAGATGAAGAGGAAGAAGAAGAAGTGAAACCAGCCAAAAAAGCAGCCGCTCCTAAGCGTAAGAAGGCTGATAGCAGTGATGAAAGTGCTGGATCTGACGAT gATGATGGTGACAAAAATGACGGTGACTATAGCCCTAAAAAAGGTACCCCATCTAAAAAGAAGGCCCCAGTGGCCAAACGGGGACGTAAGAAGAAGGATGATAGTGACAGTGATGAAGACTGGAAAGGAGCCAAAAAAGGAGCGAAAAAAACTGGG gcCAAACGAGGAGGTAATAGTGGTTACACAAAATCAGTAGCACTTAGTCCTGAACTTGCTTCTCTCATGGGATCTGAAGCTTTACCACGTCAcgaagttgttaaaaaaatgtgggCAATCATTAAAGAGAGAAATCTTTAT gATCCATCTAACAAACAATATGCTATTTGTGATGATGATTTGATGAAAGTTATTGGAGTTAAACGTTTCAGAACTTTTGGTATGATGAAGttcttaaaaaatcattttatatcatAA